A part of Ziziphus jujuba cultivar Dongzao chromosome 8, ASM3175591v1 genomic DNA contains:
- the LOC107413938 gene encoding PRA1 family protein B1 — protein sequence MASPPTPPISNPQSTTTTGPQSQPPIATPAFRAFISRLSSSVRNGFSHRRPWSELLDRSAMVRPLSLSEAYSRIRKNFSYFRVNYVTLLAVVLALSLLTHPFSLLILLSLLGAWSFLYLFRPSDQPLVILGRTFSDAETLVGLVLLTVIVVFVSSVGSLLISALLIGFAIVCAHGAFRVPEDLFLDDQEPSNVGLLSFLGGAASAAAPSVAARV from the coding sequence ATGGCCTCCCCACCGACACCCCCAATCTCGAATCCCCAATCCACTACTACTACAGGTCCCCAATCACAGCCACCCATCGCCACGCCCGCTTTCCGTGCGTTCATCTCACGGCTCTCTTCGTCTGTCCGCAATGGCTTCTCTCATCGCCGCCCGTGGTCTGAACTCCTCGATCGGAGCGCCATGGTCAGGCCTCTGTCGCTCTCCGAAGCCTACTCTCGGATCCGGAAGAACTTCTCCTACTTCCGTGTCAACTACGTGACTCTACTCGCCGTCGTTCTCGCTCTCTCGCTCCTCACCcatcctttctctctcctcatcCTTCTTTCTCTCCTCGGTGCCTGGTCTTTCCTCTACCTTTTCCGGCCATCCGATCAGCCTCTGGTCATCCTCGGCCGCACGTTCTCCGATGCCGAAACGCTGGTCGGATTGGTCCTCTTGACCGTCATCGTCGTGTTCGTCTCCAGCGTTGGATCGCTCCTCATCTCGGCGCTCTTGATCGGATTCGCTATCGTCTGCGCTCACGGTGCGTTCAGAGTTCCCGAGGACCTGTTCCTCGACGATCAAGAGCCGTCTAATGTCGGTTTGCTCTCGTTCCTCGGCGGCGCTGCCTCAGCCGCCGCTCCTTCCGTCGCCGCGCGTGTGTAG